A section of the Caballeronia sp. M1242 genome encodes:
- a CDS encoding tetratricopeptide repeat protein, whose amino-acid sequence MDTVFARGFAAHRDGRLTEAERDYQAALAAEPSHVEALHYLGVLRHQQGQHEEAAALVARAVDLRPTDAALQLNLGNALKALGRLDDAIERFRNALTLAPGFGLAQYNLGNAYAALGRHEDAADAFEKALRVQPNDPAAWNNFGNALAALSRHEDAARAFRRALALRPRHAGAHNNLGMALNALGDPLGAIAHFRAAIDAEPDYVAAHFNLGNLLDSRGHPEEALPSLEKTVRLQPRFAPGHFGLGHALAKLNRHDEAVQCYERAVGLDPKYAVAWLCLGNSHLALAAHAAAIRAFDQALRLDAEMPAAHLNRGLALLATGDYERGLPEYEWRLKTPGSENAPPLPRWKGEPLPGRTLLVRAEQGFGDTLQFVRFAAYAAKRVGKLVLEVQPALVPLLAPAAHAARIELRSRADAPFATADASCPLLSLPLALGVTSPEALPARTPYLVVPADYRRKWRGSLGGQAKRKIGIAWSGRLQPGETRSAPVEALAPLFALDGIDWIVLQPFLTEDERAVLLAHPQAKSIHRLEGRLENFADTGAIVDRLDAVVSVDTSVAHLAGALGKPVWVMLPFAADWRWGVDGERSAWYRNARLVRQRAPGDWQGVVAQVAAALRG is encoded by the coding sequence ATGGACACCGTATTTGCCCGCGGCTTCGCGGCCCATCGTGACGGCCGCCTGACCGAAGCCGAACGCGACTATCAAGCCGCGCTCGCCGCCGAACCCTCCCACGTCGAAGCGTTGCACTACCTCGGCGTGCTGCGCCATCAGCAGGGGCAGCACGAAGAGGCTGCTGCGCTCGTCGCGCGCGCCGTCGATCTGCGCCCGACGGACGCCGCCTTGCAACTCAATCTCGGCAACGCGCTGAAGGCGCTCGGGCGTCTGGACGACGCCATCGAACGCTTTCGCAATGCGCTCACGCTCGCGCCCGGTTTCGGGCTCGCGCAGTACAACCTCGGCAACGCGTACGCGGCGCTCGGCCGCCACGAAGACGCCGCCGATGCCTTCGAAAAGGCGCTGCGCGTGCAACCGAACGATCCGGCCGCATGGAACAACTTCGGCAACGCGCTGGCGGCGCTGTCGCGCCACGAGGACGCGGCGCGCGCGTTTCGCCGCGCGCTCGCCCTGCGCCCGCGACACGCCGGCGCGCACAACAACTTGGGCATGGCGCTGAACGCGCTCGGCGATCCGCTCGGCGCGATTGCGCACTTCCGCGCGGCCATCGACGCCGAGCCGGACTACGTCGCCGCGCATTTCAACCTGGGGAATCTGCTGGATTCGCGCGGCCATCCCGAAGAAGCGCTGCCCTCGCTAGAGAAGACCGTGCGCTTGCAGCCGCGCTTCGCGCCGGGGCACTTCGGGCTCGGACACGCGCTCGCCAAGCTGAACCGTCACGACGAAGCCGTGCAGTGCTACGAGCGCGCGGTCGGCCTCGACCCGAAATACGCGGTCGCGTGGCTGTGTCTCGGCAATTCGCATCTCGCGCTCGCGGCGCACGCCGCCGCGATCCGCGCGTTCGATCAGGCGTTGCGGCTCGATGCCGAGATGCCCGCCGCGCATCTGAATCGCGGGCTCGCGCTGCTCGCTACCGGCGACTACGAACGCGGCCTGCCGGAATACGAATGGCGCCTGAAGACGCCCGGCAGCGAAAATGCGCCGCCGCTGCCGCGCTGGAAGGGCGAGCCGCTTCCCGGCCGCACGCTGCTCGTGCGCGCGGAACAAGGTTTCGGCGACACGCTGCAGTTCGTGCGCTTCGCGGCGTATGCGGCGAAGCGCGTCGGCAAGCTGGTGCTGGAAGTGCAGCCCGCGCTCGTGCCGCTTCTGGCACCGGCCGCGCATGCGGCGCGAATCGAACTGAGAAGCCGCGCCGATGCTCCGTTCGCAACCGCCGATGCATCCTGCCCGCTTCTGAGCCTGCCGCTCGCGCTCGGCGTCACGTCGCCGGAAGCGCTTCCCGCGCGCACGCCGTATCTCGTCGTGCCGGCCGATTACCGACGCAAATGGCGCGGTTCGCTCGGCGGTCAGGCGAAGCGCAAGATCGGCATCGCGTGGTCCGGGCGTTTGCAGCCCGGCGAGACGCGCTCGGCGCCCGTCGAGGCGCTCGCACCGCTTTTCGCGCTGGATGGCATCGACTGGATCGTGCTTCAGCCGTTTCTCACCGAAGACGAACGCGCGGTGCTGCTCGCGCATCCGCAAGCGAAGTCGATTCATCGCCTGGAAGGAAGGCTCGAAAATTTCGCCGATACGGGCGCGATCGTCGACCGGCTCGATGCGGTCGTCAGCGTGGATACGTCGGTCGCGCATCTGGCGGGCGCGCTCGGCAAACCGGTATGGGTGATGCTGCCGTTCGCGGCCGACTGGCGCTGGGGCGTCGATGGCGAACGCAGCGCGTGGTATCGGAACGCGCGACTCGTGCGGCAGCGCGCGCCGGGCGACTGGCAAGGCGTGGTCGCACAAGTCGCAGCCGCATTGCGCGGCTGA
- a CDS encoding cation diffusion facilitator family transporter, with amino-acid sequence MSTHTHHEHDHHDHHDHHDHHPHDHHAAHEGHSHGPGGHHHHHHAPQAGQGRTFALAVGLNLLIVVVQAVYGLLAHSTALLADAGHNLSDVLGLLLAWGAVWLGTRRPSARYTFGLGSSSILASLANAALLLLACGAIILEAIQRLLNPAPVAGLDVFIVALVGLVVNGFSAWLFMRGSKEDLNVRGAFMHMAADAAISAAVAVSGLVILYTGWNWLDPVMSIIVVAVILYGTWGLGRDAMRLALAAVPPGVDTARIRGYLSGLPGVRGVHDLHVWALSTTENALTVHLVMPQGHPGDAFMQGVVATLRRDHAMHHATVQVDVTDSASECVLHQR; translated from the coding sequence ATGAGCACGCATACGCATCACGAACACGATCATCACGATCACCACGATCATCACGACCACCACCCGCACGACCATCACGCCGCGCACGAAGGCCACAGCCACGGGCCGGGCGGACATCATCATCACCATCACGCGCCGCAGGCCGGGCAGGGGCGCACGTTCGCGCTCGCGGTCGGGCTGAACCTGCTGATCGTCGTCGTACAGGCGGTGTACGGTCTGCTCGCGCATTCGACCGCGCTGCTCGCCGACGCCGGCCACAACCTGTCCGACGTGCTCGGTCTGTTGCTCGCGTGGGGCGCGGTATGGCTCGGCACGCGCCGGCCGAGCGCGCGCTACACGTTCGGGCTCGGCAGCTCGTCGATTCTCGCTTCGCTCGCCAATGCCGCGCTGCTCTTGCTGGCGTGCGGCGCGATCATCCTCGAAGCCATTCAGCGCCTTCTGAACCCGGCGCCCGTCGCGGGGCTGGACGTGTTCATCGTCGCGCTGGTCGGGCTCGTCGTGAACGGCTTTTCTGCGTGGCTCTTCATGCGCGGGAGCAAGGAAGACCTGAACGTGCGGGGCGCGTTCATGCACATGGCCGCCGATGCCGCCATCTCCGCCGCCGTCGCGGTGAGCGGGCTCGTCATTCTCTACACGGGCTGGAACTGGCTCGACCCGGTGATGAGCATCATCGTGGTGGCGGTCATTTTGTACGGCACCTGGGGTCTCGGCCGGGACGCGATGCGTCTCGCGCTCGCGGCCGTGCCGCCCGGCGTCGACACGGCGCGCATTCGCGGCTATCTGTCGGGGCTGCCCGGCGTGCGCGGCGTGCACGACCTGCACGTCTGGGCGCTCTCGACGACGGAAAACGCGTTGACCGTGCACCTCGTCATGCCGCAGGGCCATCCGGGCGATGCCTTCATGCAGGGCGTCGTGGCCACGTTGCGGCGCGATCACGCGATGCATCACGCCACCGTGCAGGTGGACGTGACGGACAGCGCCTCCGAGTGCGTTTTGCACCAGCGTTGA
- a CDS encoding metalloregulator ArsR/SmtB family transcription factor, producing the protein MTPLASPPFALGGATSDDRVVPLADLFRLLGDPTRLRIVLACVEQKRAVGSIAESLGLSGSLVSHHLRLLRAARIVRAERQGKQVFYVAADRHISGMLAELLEHVAEPQSDASDIN; encoded by the coding sequence ATGACTCCGTTGGCCTCGCCCCCATTCGCGCTCGGCGGCGCGACTTCCGATGATCGCGTCGTCCCGCTCGCCGACCTTTTCCGTCTGCTCGGCGACCCGACGCGCCTGCGCATCGTGCTGGCCTGCGTCGAGCAGAAGCGCGCGGTCGGCTCCATTGCCGAATCGCTCGGCCTGTCGGGGTCGCTCGTGAGCCACCATTTGCGCCTGTTGCGCGCGGCGCGCATCGTGCGGGCCGAGCGGCAGGGCAAGCAGGTGTTCTATGTGGCCGCGGACCGGCACATCAGCGGCATGCTGGCCGAACTGCTGGAACACGTCGCCGAGCCGCAGTCCGACGCAAGCGACATCAACTGA
- a CDS encoding FAD-dependent monooxygenase: MFTRKPNSNDMLDVAPVLIVGAGPTGLAAAMSLSRAHVPVRLIDQAPQPSPYSRAIGIQARTLELFEQHRTVEPFLELGHRARVANLYSNGQRLARLDFDPLQTRYPYLLFLPQCETERLLAEHLAESGVKVERGVALTDFTQGSAGIQATLRHPGGREETLRPSYMIAADGAHSIVRHRLDVGFEGKTFDQTFLLADVQADYDWPDDEFHIFASQEGLAALFPMGGGRARLIADLATDATQATYEPAPADAPKSGPDLDECRALVERRVHHRVKLWDLAWSSYFRVNSRMVDRLRVQRIFLAGDAAHVHSPAGAQGMNTGIQEAFNIGWKIARLLAGGASDRLLDTYYAERHPIERDVLRQTSMLTQLAEAGHGPMKLMREHVMPALAAIGPLRDAMRRTVSELSINYRKSPLTLERALDGGPRAGERAPDARVHVVDGPLGRLPGVGCLYDLHDPGCFSLFLLVNPTGEDDIALAPATITVAHAMRDSNLDGLVQSIEAIFSDAVRVWRITDTSGDDAQSLTEHYGRTRPAFYLVRPDGYIAARGRVPADTQALLRHCETWFGAERPESGKRAAGEYAED; encoded by the coding sequence ATGTTCACGCGCAAGCCGAATTCGAACGACATGCTCGACGTCGCGCCGGTGCTGATCGTCGGTGCCGGACCCACGGGCCTCGCCGCCGCGATGAGCCTCTCGCGCGCCCACGTTCCCGTGCGCCTCATCGACCAGGCGCCGCAGCCTTCGCCGTATTCGCGCGCCATCGGCATCCAGGCGCGCACGCTCGAACTCTTCGAGCAGCATCGCACGGTGGAGCCGTTTCTCGAACTCGGGCATCGGGCGCGCGTCGCCAATCTCTATTCCAACGGCCAGCGCCTCGCGCGGCTCGACTTCGATCCGCTGCAAACGCGCTATCCGTATCTGCTCTTTCTGCCGCAATGCGAGACTGAGCGGCTGCTCGCGGAGCATCTCGCCGAATCGGGCGTGAAGGTCGAGCGCGGCGTGGCGCTGACCGATTTCACGCAAGGCTCGGCAGGCATTCAGGCGACGCTGCGGCATCCCGGCGGGCGCGAAGAAACGCTGCGTCCGTCGTACATGATCGCGGCGGACGGCGCGCATAGCATCGTGCGGCACAGGCTCGATGTGGGCTTCGAGGGCAAGACCTTCGACCAGACGTTCCTGCTCGCCGACGTTCAGGCCGATTACGACTGGCCCGACGACGAATTCCACATCTTCGCGTCGCAAGAAGGGCTGGCCGCGCTCTTTCCGATGGGCGGCGGTCGCGCGCGTCTCATCGCCGATCTCGCGACGGACGCGACGCAAGCGACCTACGAGCCAGCTCCCGCCGACGCGCCGAAGAGCGGTCCCGATCTCGACGAATGCCGCGCGCTCGTCGAGCGGCGCGTGCATCATCGCGTGAAGCTGTGGGACCTCGCGTGGTCGTCGTATTTCCGCGTGAACAGCCGCATGGTGGACCGCCTGCGCGTGCAGCGCATCTTCCTCGCGGGCGATGCCGCGCACGTGCACAGCCCCGCCGGCGCGCAGGGCATGAACACGGGCATTCAGGAAGCGTTCAACATCGGCTGGAAGATCGCGCGGCTGCTCGCGGGTGGCGCGTCCGACCGCCTGCTCGACACGTACTACGCGGAGCGGCATCCGATCGAACGCGACGTGCTGCGGCAGACCAGCATGCTCACGCAGTTGGCGGAAGCCGGACACGGCCCGATGAAGCTGATGCGCGAGCACGTGATGCCCGCGCTCGCGGCGATCGGCCCGCTGCGCGACGCGATGCGCCGCACGGTGAGCGAACTGTCGATCAACTATCGCAAGAGCCCGCTCACGCTCGAACGGGCGCTGGATGGCGGCCCGCGCGCCGGCGAGCGCGCGCCGGATGCGCGCGTGCATGTCGTCGATGGCCCGCTCGGGCGTCTGCCGGGCGTCGGCTGTCTGTACGATCTGCACGATCCCGGCTGCTTCTCGCTCTTCCTGCTCGTCAATCCGACGGGCGAAGACGACATCGCGCTGGCGCCCGCGACCATCACCGTGGCGCATGCGATGCGCGACAGCAATCTGGACGGCCTCGTGCAGTCCATCGAAGCGATTTTTTCCGACGCGGTGCGCGTCTGGCGCATCACGGATACGAGCGGCGACGACGCCCAGTCGCTCACCGAGCACTACGGTCGCACGCGCCCGGCGTTCTACCTCGTGCGGCCGGACGGCTATATCGCGGCGCGCGGGCGCGTGCCGGCCGATACGCAGGCGCTCCTGCGTCATTGCGAAACGTGGTTCGGCGCCGAGCGTCCGGAAAGCGGCAAGCGCGCGGCGGGCGAGTACGCCGAAGACTGA